From one Catenuloplanes nepalensis genomic stretch:
- a CDS encoding SCP2 sterol-binding domain-containing protein: MASVDEVRAALNTLAARLAANADAQQRIDLNRTLAARVPDLGTAFHGNLVDGRLVDLADGDDPKAKISLTANSDDLIALIEGRLDVMKAVSGGQVKIGANPFDLLKLRKLL; encoded by the coding sequence GTGGCCAGCGTAGACGAGGTTCGGGCGGCATTGAACACCCTCGCGGCGCGGCTCGCCGCGAACGCGGACGCCCAGCAGCGCATCGACCTCAACCGCACGCTCGCCGCGCGCGTCCCGGACCTCGGCACCGCGTTCCACGGCAACCTGGTCGACGGCCGCCTGGTCGATCTCGCGGACGGCGACGACCCGAAGGCCAAGATCTCTCTCACCGCGAACAGCGACGACCTGATCGCGCTGATCGAGGGACGCCTCGACGTGATGAAGGCGGTCAGCGGCGGCCAGGTCAAGATCGGCGCCAACCCCTTCGACCTGCTCAAGCTCCGCAAACTACTCTAA